The sequence below is a genomic window from Granulicatella elegans.
AGTAGCGACTCAGCAAGCAAGTATTTTTTATGGGATGTTTTTATTAGGAATGTATATTTTAGGATTATCGATTCCATTTTTAGCATTATCGATTGCTTCAACTGTTGCAATGAAAGCCTTCAATCTAGCAAAGAAACAATTATTCTTACTAAAGAAAATTGGAGGAGCTATTATTATTGCAATGGGTGTTTGGATTATTACCCAACAATTACAAGTATTATTTTTATAAGGATAGGAGAATGAAACATGAAATGGAAATATGTATGTATTGGAGCTAGTTTATTATTAGGAGCTTGTCAGCCAATGGGAAATCAACAAACAAATGCAACGAAACCTTCTACTGAAGTAGCTTCAAAAGATAAAAAAGAAAATAGTGGTTCTAAAAAAGTAGTGGAAGCTTCGTTTAAAACTTTTGATGGAAAAACGGTCAATTTATCAGATTATAAAGGGAAAAAAGTGTACATTAAAGTTTGGGCATCTTGGTGTCCAAATTGTTTAGCAGGATTGCCAGAATTGGATTCTTTAGCAGCGAATCATTCAGATGATACAGTCATTTTAAGTGTAGTAGCTCCTGGAGTGAATCATGAGAAAAAAGCTGAAGATTTTAAAGAATGGTTTTCAGGATTAGAGTATAAAAATTTACCAGTATTAATGGCAGAAAATTCAGATTTCTTTAAACAAGTGGGAGTCGTTGGATATCCAACATCTGTTTTTATTAATCAAAATGGAGAATTAGTGCAAGTTCATCCGGGACATTTACGAAATGAGGATATACAGAAGTATCTTGATAAGATGTAGAATGTTTTTTATGAATAAGACTTTAGCTGTTGTAGCAGAGGACGGCAGCAGTCTTGCTTTGCAAGTCTCATGTTAATACTACAACGATAAGTTTATTTTTGTCTTAGTTAGAATCGTCCAAGTGAATAAAGAGAAAATACTGATTATAGTAACAAGCCCAATAGTAACCATGGAATGGTTACTATTGGAAGGAAAATTCGAGACCGTGGCTCGAATTTTAGGTATGAGACTTGCAACAGCAAGGCTGCTACCGTCCTTTGTTACTATACCTAAAAGTATTTTCTCCTTATATTTAGTAGAATGCATGAAAAATAAAGAGATTCAAAATATCTCGATAAAATGTAAGGAGTGGGTATAATGGATAAAAAAATATTAATTGGAGTCGTAGCGTTGGTGGTATTACTGATTGCTTCTTATTACGCTATTCATCTTTCACCATCAACAGTTCAATCGAATGGAAATTCAATTGAGAAAAAAGTTAGTTCGATTATTAACCACCAAAAGGTTAACAAATCAGAAAATACGGGGGAAAAAGAGTTGAAGGAAATCTATTTAGCTGGTGGCTGTTTCTGGGGCCTAGAAGAATATTTCTCAAGAATTAATGGAGTAGAAGATGCAGTTAGTGGGTATGCAAATGGAAAAGTAGAAACAACAAACTACCAATTAATCCATGATACAGACCATGCAGAAACAGTTAAAATTACGTATGATGCAAAAAACGTATCGCTTAGAGAAATTTTATTATATTACTTTAGAGTGATTGATCCATTATCAGTGAATAAACAAGGAAATGATGTAGGTCGTCAATATCGAACAGGAATTTATTATCA
It includes:
- a CDS encoding TlpA family protein disulfide reductase; its protein translation is MKWKYVCIGASLLLGACQPMGNQQTNATKPSTEVASKDKKENSGSKKVVEASFKTFDGKTVNLSDYKGKKVYIKVWASWCPNCLAGLPELDSLAANHSDDTVILSVVAPGVNHEKKAEDFKEWFSGLEYKNLPVLMAENSDFFKQVGVVGYPTSVFINQNGELVQVHPGHLRNEDIQKYLDKM